One Triticum dicoccoides isolate Atlit2015 ecotype Zavitan chromosome 4B, WEW_v2.0, whole genome shotgun sequence genomic window carries:
- the LOC119291772 gene encoding uncharacterized protein LOC119291772 isoform X1: MVAAGQIRCLAERLRPVEVQIQHPTVLLPASSLPSRSPRGQILCSIVLPRRTVSKVLFSDVQWKTSRILHTSLAAPRLAPPSGNAGEEISRLQMHGTLTSGNIRTTDG; encoded by the exons ATGGTGGCGGCGGGCCAGATCCGGTGCCTAGCTGAGCGATTGCGCCCAGTGGAGGTCCAGATCCAGCACCCCACCGTCTTGCTGCCGGCGTCCTCGCTGCCCAGCAGATCTCCTCGCGGACAAATACTCTGCTCCATCGTCCTGCCCCGGCGGACCGTCTCAAAGGTACTCTTCTCCGACGTCCAGTGGAAAACCTCACGCATTCTTCACACGTCGCTCGCAGCCCCGCGTCTAGCTCCGCCATCTGGGAACGCTGGAGAAGAAATCTCCCGTCTTCAG ATGCATGGTACTCTGACAAGCGGAAACATCAGGACTACAGATGGATAG
- the LOC119291772 gene encoding uncharacterized protein LOC119291772 isoform X2, with translation MVAAGQIRCLAERLRPVEVQIQHPTVLLPASSLPSRSPRGQILCSIVLPRRTVSKVLFSDVQWKTSRILHTSLAAPRLAPPSGNAGEEISRLQASVRVCAQLNRVCLV, from the exons ATGGTGGCGGCGGGCCAGATCCGGTGCCTAGCTGAGCGATTGCGCCCAGTGGAGGTCCAGATCCAGCACCCCACCGTCTTGCTGCCGGCGTCCTCGCTGCCCAGCAGATCTCCTCGCGGACAAATACTCTGCTCCATCGTCCTGCCCCGGCGGACCGTCTCAAAGGTACTCTTCTCCGACGTCCAGTGGAAAACCTCACGCATTCTTCACACGTCGCTCGCAGCCCCGCGTCTAGCTCCGCCATCTGGGAACGCTGGAGAAGAAATCTCCCGTCTTCAG GCATCTGTACGTGTCTGTGCTCAACTGAATCGTGTTTGCTTGGTGTGA